The following proteins come from a genomic window of Planctomycetota bacterium:
- the smpB gene encoding SsrA-binding protein SmpB yields the protein MAKGKPKPNDSPRIANRKAFHDYHIHDKFECGIVLRGTEVKAIRSGRCTLNDAFARVEPKTMELWLYNMDVGAYEHTAAAYQHEPKSRRKLLAHRKQIADLLVQTDSKGMTLVPLALYFNDRGIAKVELAVAGGKGHADKRESMKKRESKREIDRAMTRKRI from the coding sequence ATGGCCAAAGGCAAGCCCAAACCGAACGATTCGCCGCGCATCGCCAACCGCAAGGCGTTTCACGATTACCACATTCACGACAAGTTCGAGTGCGGCATCGTGCTGCGCGGCACGGAGGTCAAGGCCATCCGCTCCGGCCGCTGCACGCTCAACGACGCCTTCGCCCGCGTCGAGCCCAAGACGATGGAGCTGTGGCTTTACAACATGGACGTGGGCGCCTACGAACACACCGCCGCGGCTTATCAGCATGAACCCAAGTCACGCCGCAAACTGCTGGCCCACCGCAAGCAGATCGCCGATCTTCTGGTGCAGACGGATTCAAAGGGCATGACGCTCGTGCCGCTGGCGCTGTATTTCAACGACCGGGGCATCGCCAAGGTCGAACTCGCCGTCGCCGGCGGCAAGGGCCACGCCGACAAACGCGAGTCGATGAAGAAGCGCGAATCCAAACGCGAGATCGATCGCGCGATGACGCGCAAACGCATATAG